From a single Planctellipticum variicoloris genomic region:
- a CDS encoding ATP-grasp domain-containing protein: MSPRAEALITQPRSVFQQRLAGNGDPPRILIVGASTRAAAESVLRAGGTPVCADLFADADLQQIARIVPIHRFPDSLPEDVATLQVDGWFYAGGLENAPATLERLEQLPGLGIPLGCSNASVRSVRDPWCLSDALQSAGFPVLELHRESDAPPADGAWIRKPLAGAGGRGVTVWNAESTGFPLDEPHFFQQRAAGDIASAVFTISSSGAAGCHGVCQQLIGIHAASAPHPFAWCGGIAPRPISSELSARLADLGGLLAGKFGLRGLFGVDLALDRDTFRVLEVNPRYPASAELFELAHRTSLLPPITDGDELSAINSPVSRRCVGKLVLYTPYDVVAPDWSAWARRRSPWSAVPIRDIPVPGSAIPARQPVCSLLATGRDGESCQRRLLARARRWMHRLTAANFAETGTVPQTAPFLDPF, from the coding sequence ATGAGCCCGCGCGCGGAAGCTTTGATAACACAGCCCCGATCCGTTTTCCAGCAACGCCTTGCAGGAAACGGGGATCCACCGCGAATCCTCATCGTCGGCGCCAGCACGCGCGCCGCCGCCGAATCGGTCCTCCGGGCCGGCGGGACGCCGGTCTGCGCCGATCTCTTTGCCGACGCCGATCTGCAGCAGATCGCCCGGATCGTCCCGATTCATCGCTTTCCGGACTCGTTGCCGGAAGACGTCGCGACGCTGCAGGTCGATGGCTGGTTCTACGCCGGAGGACTGGAAAACGCTCCCGCGACATTGGAACGTCTCGAACAGCTTCCGGGACTGGGAATTCCGCTGGGGTGCTCCAACGCATCGGTCCGCAGCGTTCGCGACCCCTGGTGCTTGAGCGACGCCCTGCAGTCGGCGGGATTTCCGGTTCTCGAATTGCATCGCGAAAGTGACGCCCCGCCCGCCGATGGCGCCTGGATTCGCAAGCCGCTCGCCGGGGCAGGGGGCCGCGGCGTGACCGTCTGGAACGCGGAGTCCACCGGGTTTCCGCTCGACGAGCCCCACTTCTTTCAACAGCGAGCCGCAGGGGACATCGCCTCGGCCGTATTCACTATTTCTTCATCGGGGGCGGCCGGCTGTCACGGCGTGTGTCAGCAGCTCATCGGAATCCACGCAGCTAGCGCTCCCCACCCGTTCGCCTGGTGCGGCGGAATTGCCCCGCGGCCGATTTCCTCCGAATTGTCCGCCCGGCTTGCCGATTTGGGAGGTCTCCTCGCCGGGAAATTCGGCCTGCGGGGGCTATTTGGCGTGGACCTGGCACTTGATCGAGACACGTTCCGCGTCCTGGAAGTGAATCCCCGCTATCCCGCGTCGGCGGAGCTGTTTGAACTCGCCCATCGGACGTCTTTGCTTCCACCGATTACGGACGGAGACGAATTGTCTGCAATCAATTCGCCGGTTTCCCGGCGCTGCGTCGGTAAGCTGGTTCTCTATACGCCGTATGACGTTGTCGCACCCGACTGGTCGGCCTGGGCGCGCCGACGTTCTCCGTGGAGCGCGGTCCCGATTCGCGACATTCCCGTTCCGGGCTCCGCGATTCCCGCCCGCCAGCCGGTCTGTTCCCTGCTGGCCACGGGGAGGGATGGGGAGTCGTGTCAGCGTCGACTGCTGGCGCGTGCCCGCCGCTGGATGCATCGGCTGACAGCCGCGAACTTTGCGGAAACGGGAACGGTTCCGCAGACCGCACCTTTTCTTGATCCATTCTGA
- the fae gene encoding formaldehyde-activating enzyme, with protein sequence MSFYVGEALVGEGNEIAHIDLLIGDKTGPVGVAFANALSDQKAGHSNLLAVLTPNLAVKPATVMITKVTIKGAKQAVQMFGPAQFAVAKAVADSVEAGVIPKDQAEKLVIVCGVFIHWEAKDDKKIFEYNYEATKLSIARAMKNEPSVDEMLAKKDTAKHPFSGLD encoded by the coding sequence ATGTCGTTTTACGTCGGTGAAGCCCTGGTGGGCGAAGGAAATGAAATTGCTCACATCGACCTGCTGATCGGCGACAAGACCGGTCCCGTCGGCGTCGCGTTCGCCAACGCCCTGTCGGACCAGAAGGCCGGCCACAGCAATCTGCTCGCCGTGCTGACCCCGAACCTGGCCGTCAAGCCGGCTACGGTGATGATCACCAAGGTCACCATCAAGGGGGCCAAGCAGGCCGTCCAGATGTTCGGCCCGGCTCAGTTCGCCGTCGCCAAGGCGGTCGCCGACTCGGTCGAAGCCGGCGTGATCCCCAAGGACCAGGCGGAGAAGCTGGTCATCGTCTGCGGCGTCTTCATTCACTGGGAAGCCAAGGACGACAAGAAGATCTTCGAATACAACTACGAAGCCACGAAGCTCTCGATCGCCCGCGCCATGAAGAACGAGCCGAGCGTCGACGAAATGCTCGCCAAGAAGGACACCGCCAAGCACCCGTTCTCCGGCCTCGACTAG
- a CDS encoding NADP-dependent methylenetetrahydromethanopterin/methylenetetrahydrofolate dehydrogenase — protein MKRILIQLDTDPQPSVFDRVVAVDADVDEIFSYSGVTPENVEGLVHGAIFTRKPADLKYTAIFVGGSNVAAGEAVFKKVRKSFYGPMKVSVMMDSNGSNTTASAAVLAAARHLDLKQTTAVVLGGTGPVGCRAAQLLLSEGATVRLASRTLDKAKSTAELLSAAVDTTLLQPVKVESPSEAQAASLGAHLVIAAGAAGVELLPTGTWRLLAGLEVLIDLNAVPPVGIEGVEIMDKGTERHDVICYGAIGVGGTKMKIHSAAIRKLFESNDQKLDTAAIYEIGRSLG, from the coding sequence ATGAAGCGGATTCTGATTCAGCTCGACACCGATCCGCAGCCCAGCGTGTTTGATCGCGTGGTGGCTGTCGACGCGGATGTCGACGAAATCTTCAGTTACTCGGGCGTTACGCCGGAGAACGTCGAAGGCCTCGTCCACGGGGCGATTTTCACCCGGAAACCGGCGGATCTGAAGTACACCGCGATCTTCGTCGGCGGCAGCAATGTTGCGGCGGGGGAAGCGGTCTTCAAAAAAGTCCGCAAGTCGTTCTACGGACCGATGAAGGTCTCGGTGATGATGGACTCGAACGGGTCCAACACCACTGCTTCGGCGGCCGTGCTGGCTGCGGCCAGGCACCTGGATCTCAAGCAGACGACGGCCGTCGTCCTCGGCGGCACCGGCCCGGTCGGCTGTCGTGCGGCGCAACTCCTGCTGTCCGAAGGAGCGACGGTCCGCCTCGCTTCGCGGACGCTCGACAAGGCGAAATCGACGGCGGAACTGCTGTCCGCCGCGGTAGACACAACGCTGCTGCAGCCGGTGAAAGTGGAATCGCCGTCGGAGGCGCAGGCCGCCAGCCTGGGAGCCCACCTGGTGATTGCCGCGGGGGCCGCCGGTGTCGAATTGCTGCCGACCGGGACCTGGCGGCTGCTGGCGGGCCTGGAAGTCCTGATCGACCTGAATGCCGTCCCGCCGGTCGGGATCGAAGGGGTCGAGATCATGGACAAGGGGACCGAACGCCACGACGTGATCTGCTATGGTGCGATCGGCGTCGGCGGGACGAAGATGAAGATTCACTCGGCGGCCATCCGGAAGCTGTTCGAGTCGAACGACCAGAAACTCGATACGGCGGCGATCTACGAGATCGGACGCTCGCTGGGCTGA
- a CDS encoding PQQ-binding-like beta-propeller repeat protein has protein sequence MNAGAGDWPQILGPNRNGIAVGEKLPGSISSKSLKPAWSFKAGMGLAGVAVQGQTVVLFHRRGDDEIVSSLNAATGKPQWEQRFPASFQPSIIPDDGPRCVPVISGQTVIVLGAAGTLAAMSFESGEKLWEHDLQKEYQSPTGYFGFGTTPLVDGDHVIVNVGGERSGAGVVAFDLKTGKEQWKMGRELGSYSAPAMATIAGKSTALVITRLNFLGLDPATGEERFRTPFGARGPTVNGATPVVNGDRVLLTASYGIGAKLLQVTPTSTKTLWESEILSSQYTTPIWQDGAVYGIDGRQDGGPISLKCFDPLTQKVHWETPDLPYATLIAADGKLLIFVTDGSLRVAKLQTSKYEELGRARVGTSTTRGLPALSNARIYVRDEEALHAWNWTTE, from the coding sequence ATGAACGCTGGAGCCGGAGACTGGCCGCAGATTCTGGGGCCGAACCGGAACGGGATTGCGGTCGGTGAGAAGCTGCCGGGCTCGATTTCGTCGAAGTCGCTCAAACCCGCCTGGTCGTTCAAGGCGGGAATGGGACTGGCCGGCGTCGCGGTCCAGGGACAGACCGTCGTGCTGTTTCATCGTCGGGGAGACGACGAAATCGTCTCTTCGCTGAATGCAGCGACCGGCAAGCCGCAGTGGGAACAGCGGTTTCCCGCGAGCTTTCAGCCGTCGATTATTCCCGATGACGGGCCGCGCTGCGTACCGGTCATCAGCGGGCAAACGGTCATTGTGCTGGGGGCCGCCGGTACGCTGGCAGCGATGAGCTTCGAGAGCGGAGAAAAGCTCTGGGAGCACGACCTGCAGAAGGAGTACCAGTCTCCGACGGGGTACTTCGGCTTCGGCACGACGCCGCTCGTTGATGGAGACCACGTCATCGTCAATGTCGGGGGAGAGCGCAGCGGGGCCGGGGTGGTCGCGTTTGACCTGAAGACCGGCAAAGAGCAGTGGAAGATGGGGCGGGAGCTGGGAAGTTACTCGGCGCCGGCAATGGCCACGATCGCCGGCAAGTCAACGGCGCTGGTGATCACGCGGCTGAACTTTCTGGGTCTCGATCCGGCGACGGGCGAGGAACGCTTTCGGACGCCGTTCGGAGCGCGGGGGCCGACGGTGAATGGAGCCACGCCGGTCGTCAATGGCGATCGCGTGCTGCTGACGGCCAGCTACGGCATCGGTGCGAAGCTGCTGCAGGTGACGCCGACTTCGACGAAGACGCTGTGGGAGAGCGAGATCCTGTCGAGTCAGTACACGACGCCGATCTGGCAGGATGGCGCCGTGTATGGCATCGACGGTCGGCAGGATGGCGGGCCGATTTCGCTCAAGTGCTTCGATCCGCTGACGCAGAAGGTGCACTGGGAAACGCCGGACCTGCCCTACGCCACCCTGATCGCCGCCGACGGAAAGCTGCTGATTTTCGTGACCGACGGCAGCCTGCGGGTGGCGAAGCTGCAGACCTCGAAATACGAGGAACTGGGGCGGGCGCGGGTTGGCACTTCGACGACGCGCGGCCTGCCGGCGCTCTCGAACGCGCGGATCTACGTTCGGGATGAAGAGGCGCTGCACGCCTGGAACTGGACGACGGAGTGA
- a CDS encoding sugar phosphate isomerase/epimerase family protein, with protein sequence MISSATPIISLCTNCYGRFGAEVAIERLASAGLKWVELPLRTEGFITRAGDPPLLSTGATGAEIDHVRRLLERYGVQISSCNILSGNPRDPRVVEITRQKLELASQLGVRLCVGDGGKSDAPEDLAILHVHLRRIGDAAEKLGITYCCETHPGLCQHPAGMLETMQAVDHPHVRLNFDTANVLYHNRDLDLYAALQKVLPFVRSIHLKDTPGGYQEYAFPELGAGGAVDFARVREIAIVGGFAGPWCIEIQGTAGEPDPSLEELQRRVTASVQTLRNCGYFGE encoded by the coding sequence GTGATTTCTTCCGCGACGCCCATCATATCGCTCTGCACCAATTGCTACGGCCGGTTCGGCGCAGAGGTCGCCATCGAGCGTCTGGCCAGCGCCGGGCTGAAGTGGGTGGAATTGCCGCTGCGGACCGAAGGGTTCATCACCCGCGCGGGGGATCCGCCGCTGCTGTCGACCGGAGCGACCGGCGCCGAGATCGATCACGTCCGGCGATTGCTGGAGCGGTACGGCGTGCAGATCAGCAGTTGCAATATTTTGAGCGGGAATCCGCGCGATCCGAGGGTCGTCGAGATCACTCGGCAGAAACTCGAACTGGCCAGTCAGCTCGGAGTCAGACTCTGCGTCGGAGACGGCGGCAAGTCCGATGCTCCGGAAGATCTGGCGATCCTCCACGTCCACCTGCGACGGATCGGAGACGCTGCGGAAAAGCTGGGGATCACCTACTGCTGCGAAACTCACCCGGGACTGTGCCAGCATCCCGCGGGGATGCTGGAGACGATGCAGGCCGTCGACCACCCGCATGTCCGGCTGAATTTCGATACGGCCAACGTGCTGTACCATAACCGGGATCTGGATCTGTACGCCGCACTTCAGAAGGTGCTGCCCTTTGTCCGGAGTATCCATCTGAAGGATACGCCGGGCGGGTATCAGGAGTACGCCTTTCCGGAGCTGGGGGCGGGCGGCGCGGTGGACTTCGCGCGGGTGCGGGAGATCGCGATAGTCGGCGGTTTCGCGGGTCCCTGGTGCATCGAGATTCAGGGGACGGCGGGAGAGCCCGACCCGTCGCTGGAGGAGCTGCAGCGGCGGGTGACCGCCAGCGTGCAGACCCTGCGGAACTGCGGGTATTTTGGCGAATAG
- a CDS encoding AAA family ATPase, with amino-acid sequence MAVEKKDFDDFLEKFRRHRELMTEELHKVIIGQDAVIEQILAAIFTGGHCLLVGVPGLAKTLIVSTIAQILDVHFKRIQFTPDLMPSDITGTNVLDENEAGRREFRFVEGPVFTNILLADEINRTPPKTQAALLQSMQEHEVTVGQTTYALPEPFFVIATQNPIEQEGTYPLPEAQLDRFMFNVKVDYPNLEEEERVLAATTLGERPEVRKVLSAKSILYLQKQINMIEAGPLMISYVARLVRATRPVDTSAPRFIKDWVDWGAGPRAGQYLIAGGKALAAMDGRPSVSFDDIRRVAVPVLRHRISANFQAQAEGMDTDAIVQRLVAEVPEPTIKKYV; translated from the coding sequence TTGGCCGTAGAGAAGAAGGACTTCGACGACTTTCTGGAGAAGTTCCGGCGCCATCGGGAGCTGATGACCGAGGAGCTGCACAAGGTGATTATCGGCCAGGACGCCGTAATCGAGCAGATCCTGGCGGCGATCTTTACGGGGGGGCACTGCCTGCTGGTGGGCGTCCCCGGTCTCGCCAAGACGTTGATCGTCTCGACGATCGCGCAGATTCTGGACGTCCATTTCAAGCGGATCCAGTTCACGCCCGACCTGATGCCGTCGGATATCACCGGCACCAACGTGCTCGACGAGAATGAGGCGGGCCGGCGGGAGTTCCGCTTCGTCGAAGGGCCGGTCTTCACGAACATTCTGCTGGCGGACGAAATCAACCGTACGCCCCCCAAGACTCAGGCTGCGCTGCTGCAGTCGATGCAGGAGCACGAAGTCACGGTGGGGCAGACGACTTATGCGTTGCCGGAGCCGTTCTTCGTGATTGCGACGCAGAATCCGATCGAGCAGGAAGGGACGTATCCGTTGCCGGAAGCCCAGCTCGACCGGTTCATGTTCAACGTGAAGGTCGACTATCCGAACCTGGAGGAAGAGGAGCGGGTCCTCGCCGCGACGACGCTGGGAGAGCGTCCAGAAGTCCGGAAGGTCCTCTCGGCAAAGTCGATTCTGTATCTGCAGAAGCAGATCAACATGATCGAGGCGGGGCCGCTGATGATCAGTTACGTCGCGCGCCTGGTGCGGGCGACGCGGCCGGTGGACACGTCGGCGCCGCGGTTCATCAAGGACTGGGTCGACTGGGGCGCGGGCCCGCGCGCCGGGCAGTATCTCATTGCGGGGGGCAAGGCGCTGGCGGCGATGGACGGCCGGCCAAGCGTGTCGTTCGACGACATCCGGCGAGTGGCGGTGCCGGTGTTGCGGCACAGAATCTCGGCAAATTTCCAGGCGCAGGCGGAGGGGATGGACACGGACGCGATCGTGCAGCGGCTCGTCGCCGAGGTGCCGGAACCGACGATAAAAAAATATGTCTGA
- a CDS encoding putative toxin-antitoxin system toxin component, PIN family, translating into MKTELRFVIDTNVLISAALRPASTPRCAFDLALAKGLVLISEATLSELNDVLSRPKFARYISEASRLEFLAAYIRDARVITVIESIDACRDAKDNKFLEVAVCGQATAIVTGDNDLLVLNPFRGIHVLTPEQFVEGCWIDSSDKEESFKLSFPFFVIGTKSGEAVTFPIGDRECLAAYRSKEMAELFIEQSADPTFHLLTISNQEEAKQLAEATIRQGIISIVWDSTLKPGWFKFSRLPDLLT; encoded by the coding sequence ATGAAAACTGAGCTACGGTTCGTGATTGACACGAACGTTCTCATTAGCGCGGCTCTTCGTCCGGCATCGACGCCCCGGTGCGCGTTTGATCTCGCTCTCGCCAAAGGCTTGGTCCTGATCTCAGAAGCGACTCTGAGCGAATTGAACGACGTCCTGAGCAGACCCAAGTTCGCACGCTATATCAGCGAAGCTAGTCGGCTTGAGTTCCTCGCGGCCTATATTCGAGATGCGCGGGTGATCACAGTTATTGAGTCGATCGATGCCTGCCGTGACGCCAAAGATAACAAATTTCTCGAAGTCGCCGTTTGCGGACAGGCGACCGCGATTGTGACGGGTGACAACGATCTTCTGGTATTGAATCCGTTCCGAGGGATTCACGTGCTAACCCCGGAACAATTCGTCGAGGGCTGCTGGATTGATTCGTCCGACAAGGAAGAATCGTTCAAGCTCAGCTTTCCGTTCTTTGTGATCGGGACGAAATCCGGGGAAGCGGTCACTTTTCCCATTGGCGACCGAGAGTGCCTAGCAGCTTATCGCTCGAAAGAAATGGCGGAACTGTTCATTGAACAGTCGGCCGATCCGACATTTCATCTCTTGACGATCTCAAATCAGGAAGAGGCGAAACAACTCGCAGAAGCGACGATTCGACAAGGAATCATATCAATCGTCTGGGATTCCACACTGAAGCCTGGATGGTTCAAATTCAGCAGGCTTCCGGACCTGCTGACCTGA
- a CDS encoding DUF58 domain-containing protein — MSSPENYLKPEVIQTVARLDLRARFIVEGFLTGLHASPFHGFSVEFSEHRRYSQGDDPKDIDWLVYAKTDRYYVKKYQAETNISGYLLMDLSESMGYTYRQRLSKFDYSTCLAAALAYLMIHQQDPVGLMTFDTELRTCLKPHSKRSQLGNILALLSKAKPTGQTDIAGNLRRVAAMTRQRSLLMVFSDLLCDADPVLKSLNLLRHAGHDVILFHVLDEAEVNFPFDGLVDLEDPESRETLMVDAAGIRTDYLEALGEMREAYRTECRRIGVDYVALDTSLPFDRALVEYLSQRQARF; from the coding sequence ATGTCTTCCCCCGAAAACTACTTGAAGCCCGAAGTGATCCAGACGGTGGCCCGGCTGGATCTGCGGGCGCGGTTTATTGTCGAGGGGTTTCTGACCGGGCTGCATGCCAGTCCCTTTCACGGGTTCAGCGTCGAGTTCAGCGAGCACCGTCGGTATTCGCAGGGGGACGATCCCAAGGACATCGACTGGCTGGTCTACGCCAAGACCGACCGGTATTACGTCAAGAAGTACCAGGCCGAGACGAACATCTCAGGCTATCTGCTGATGGACCTCTCCGAGAGCATGGGTTACACCTACCGGCAACGGCTCTCGAAGTTCGACTATTCGACGTGCCTGGCGGCGGCGCTGGCGTACCTGATGATCCACCAGCAGGATCCAGTCGGACTGATGACGTTCGATACGGAGCTCCGGACCTGCCTCAAACCGCACAGCAAACGGAGCCAGCTCGGAAATATCCTGGCGCTGCTCTCGAAAGCGAAGCCGACCGGGCAGACCGACATTGCGGGGAACCTGCGACGGGTCGCGGCGATGACCCGGCAGCGGAGCCTGCTGATGGTCTTTTCCGATCTCCTCTGCGACGCCGATCCCGTGCTCAAGAGCCTGAACCTGCTGCGACACGCGGGGCACGACGTGATCCTGTTCCACGTGCTCGATGAGGCGGAGGTGAATTTTCCGTTCGACGGGCTCGTCGACCTGGAAGATCCGGAATCGCGGGAAACTCTGATGGTGGATGCCGCAGGGATCCGGACGGATTATCTGGAAGCACTCGGTGAGATGCGGGAAGCCTACCGGACGGAATGCCGGCGGATCGGCGTCGACTACGTGGCGCTCGACACCAGTCTGCCGTTCGACCGGGCGCTGGTGGAATACCTGAGCCAGCGACAGGCCCGTTTCTGA
- a CDS encoding ABC transporter ATP-binding protein: MSTAAPPAEAVIEIRNLSKIYRDFWGRRKVRALNSLSLDVKKGEVFGLLGPNGSGKTTTLKLLLGLLFPTEGEISILGQPASDVTKNERIGYLPEESYLYRFLNAEETLDFYGRLFDMPASVRKERTEMLLDLVKISHARKRPLKEYSKGMTRRIGLAQALINDPDLVLLDEPTSGLDPLGNRDMKDLILDLKKQGKTVLMCSHLLGDVQDVCDRIAILYGGELKVLGRVDELLTEQDVTQILSSRLSDAAVKEINDVIRKHGGDVRKVDHPTANLEELFLRTVQESKDRPGRRHIAEGSAPGPTAS; the protein is encoded by the coding sequence ATGAGCACTGCAGCGCCTCCGGCGGAAGCCGTCATCGAGATCCGCAATCTGAGCAAAATCTATCGCGACTTCTGGGGTCGCCGGAAAGTCAGGGCCCTCAACTCCCTCTCGCTCGACGTCAAGAAGGGCGAAGTTTTCGGGCTGCTGGGGCCGAACGGCTCGGGCAAGACGACGACCCTCAAGCTGCTGCTGGGCTTGCTGTTCCCGACGGAGGGGGAAATCAGCATTCTGGGCCAGCCGGCGTCGGACGTGACCAAGAACGAACGCATCGGCTATCTGCCGGAAGAGTCGTACCTCTACCGCTTTCTGAATGCGGAAGAGACGCTGGACTTCTACGGCCGGCTGTTCGACATGCCCGCGTCGGTCCGCAAGGAGCGGACGGAGATGCTGCTGGATCTCGTGAAGATTTCGCACGCCCGCAAGCGACCGCTGAAGGAATACTCCAAGGGGATGACGCGGCGAATCGGCCTGGCGCAGGCGCTGATCAACGATCCGGATCTGGTGCTGCTCGACGAGCCGACCAGCGGACTGGATCCGCTGGGCAACCGGGACATGAAAGACCTGATTCTCGATCTGAAGAAGCAGGGGAAGACGGTCCTGATGTGCAGCCACCTGCTGGGCGACGTGCAGGACGTCTGCGACCGGATCGCCATTCTGTACGGCGGCGAGCTGAAGGTGCTCGGCCGGGTGGACGAACTGCTGACCGAGCAGGACGTGACGCAGATTCTCAGCTCCCGCCTGAGCGACGCTGCGGTCAAGGAAATCAACGACGTCATCCGCAAGCACGGCGGCGACGTGCGGAAGGTCGATCACCCGACGGCCAACCTGGAGGAACTGTTCCTGCGGACGGTGCAGGAGAGCAAAGACCGTCCCGGACGGCGGCACATCGCGGAAGGCTCGGCCCCGGGGCCGACCGCCTCCTGA
- a CDS encoding DUF1501 domain-containing protein translates to MLAIPGTAGRLCDGLTRRDMLRIGALGFGGLSLPQLLQAEQLAGVKNSHKAVIMIYMAGAPSHQDMYDLKMDAPAEIRGEFRPIETSVPGLQICEHLPGLAKVMDTCVPLRSVYGSPSGDHDSFICYTGRTVQNQPAGGWPSLGAVVSRLQGPVNASVPPFFGLAPNTGHPPYGSPGHPGFLGVPHAAFRPSGPARDDMVLQGMTLDRLGDRRSLLAGFDRFRRDADSTGTMEGLDALNRQAMEILTSSRLVEALDLTREDPAVRERYGKGDPKNFGDGAPRNLEHFLLARRLVEAGARVVTLNFGRWDFHSDNFGGLKNTHLPQFDQGLSTLIADLCERGLDKDVTVVAWGEFGRTPRINADGGRDHWPQVGGALLAGGGMRTGQVIGATDRLGGSIAERPVHFGEVFATLYKNLGLDPQAFALRDLAGRPQPLVDHWKPLPELV, encoded by the coding sequence ATGCTTGCGATCCCCGGAACCGCTGGACGACTGTGCGACGGACTGACCCGCCGCGACATGCTGCGGATCGGGGCGCTGGGGTTCGGCGGATTGTCTCTGCCGCAACTGCTGCAGGCCGAGCAGCTTGCGGGCGTCAAGAACAGTCACAAAGCGGTCATCATGATCTACATGGCGGGGGCACCCTCCCACCAGGACATGTACGACCTGAAGATGGACGCGCCCGCGGAAATCCGGGGAGAGTTCCGTCCGATTGAGACCAGCGTCCCCGGCCTGCAGATCTGCGAGCATCTGCCGGGCCTCGCCAAGGTCATGGACACGTGCGTCCCGCTGCGGTCGGTCTACGGGTCGCCGAGCGGCGATCACGATTCGTTCATCTGCTACACCGGTCGGACGGTGCAGAACCAGCCGGCGGGGGGCTGGCCTTCGCTGGGGGCGGTCGTTTCGCGGCTGCAGGGGCCGGTGAATGCCTCGGTGCCGCCGTTCTTCGGCCTGGCGCCGAATACGGGGCATCCGCCGTACGGTTCGCCGGGGCATCCGGGGTTTCTGGGAGTTCCGCACGCGGCGTTCCGGCCTTCCGGTCCGGCACGCGATGATATGGTGCTGCAGGGGATGACGCTGGATCGGCTCGGCGACCGTCGCAGCCTGCTGGCGGGATTCGATCGCTTTCGGCGCGACGCGGATTCGACGGGCACGATGGAGGGTCTGGACGCGCTCAATCGTCAGGCGATGGAGATTCTCACCTCCAGCCGGTTGGTGGAAGCCTTGGATCTGACGCGCGAGGATCCTGCCGTCCGGGAACGGTACGGCAAGGGAGATCCGAAGAACTTCGGCGACGGGGCGCCGCGCAACCTGGAGCATTTCCTGCTGGCCCGTCGCCTCGTCGAAGCCGGGGCGCGGGTGGTGACGCTGAACTTCGGCCGCTGGGACTTTCACAGCGACAACTTTGGCGGGCTGAAGAACACGCACCTGCCGCAGTTCGATCAGGGACTGTCGACGCTGATCGCCGATCTGTGCGAGCGCGGGCTCGACAAGGATGTGACGGTCGTGGCGTGGGGCGAGTTCGGCCGGACGCCGCGGATCAATGCGGACGGAGGTCGCGACCACTGGCCGCAGGTGGGGGGCGCGCTGCTGGCAGGAGGCGGTATGCGGACCGGCCAGGTGATCGGTGCGACCGACCGGCTCGGGGGATCGATCGCCGAGCGCCCTGTGCATTTCGGCGAAGTCTTCGCGACGCTTTACAAGAACCTGGGACTCGATCCGCAGGCGTTTGCGCTGCGGGATCTGGCAGGGCGTCCGCAGCCGCTGGTGGATCACTGGAAGCCGCTGCCCGAGTTGGTCTGA